In the genome of Ziziphus jujuba cultivar Dongzao chromosome 10, ASM3175591v1, the window aaaataaaaaaacaaatatgtcATAGATGCAATTGACATGCAAATACAACTTGTAAGGCTTCCCTATAAACATTTACAATTCCACATTATCAACTTAAGCCTCAAACTAACAAAACCATCAAATGGAGGTACTTACTGACATATCGCCGCAATATTCCTTCAAAATTCTTGGGTGCAAATCTCCCCTTGACAACTAACCTTTGCTGTCCATCAAGTGATCCACTAGTCCCCAGCTCAGCCAGCAAGAAAGCCATGACATGATCTGGCTGTCGGTGCATTCTAAAAGTGTATGTCCACCGCAAGAACAGGGTGATGTAAATATGGTTAGAAAAGCAAATTATTTTGCAGAGGCAGAAGACACTAAACAAAcatgtccagaaaataaaaaaataagcatATGCAAACAAGAATCAATAGGGCAATGCCAAAGCAATTAATATATCAGTAATCACCCTAAGAAATACTCGCTTAGTACTTCTAACATTACAATAATTACGCATTGATATCACAAAAGAACTACAGGAATGGGGTAGTCAGGACAAAACATACAATTTCTGACAAGCCAATGATATCATAATTCAATACAAATATTGGTTGCTCAGTCATAGAATACCCACAAAGCTAAATTGGAAAAACAACATATAGACTCAGCGAGTGCAAGTACACCAACATATGAGATGCATAATCAGGGTCCATTGTTTTACTATATATGTTCATTTTTCCAATAAGCACCAACATATGAGATGCATAATCAGGGTGGATTGTTTTACTATATATGTTCATTTTTCCAATAAGTGAGTTTTTATCTTATTTCATATCTAAGCACACATTTGTTCATAAAAACCTTCACTAACAACTGaatgattttgaaattcaaCTTTGCAAACCAGTAAATAAGTAGAGAACCTGAAACAATTATTCACAAATACAAGCACATAgctatgtttttttttggggggggggggggggcgccgAGGAGGAATGCAAAAATGCAAActttaaagaatattaaaataaattccaaTATTATGCATGATAGAGTAGAAAACCAAAACCGAACATAAGGAAATCCTGTGCTCAACAAGTATGAACTTCTCAATggctaaaatattttgaatctcACTTATAAAAATATGTTACACAGGAATGCAGATGTTTGATAGATGAGACAAAGGAACTGAAGCATACGTCTTGCAAAGATCCATGAAATTCACAAAAACAGTTTTCTTTGTTCCCTCACGAAGAACTTGCGGGGGCCTCATAACTGTCCTACGCCTGTCTCCCGCCAGCTCAGGATTATTCTCCCGAAGAATGTTAAACACCCGACCAAGAAGCTGAAAGTacaaaataaaaggaattaTGATTATAGTTCACAAACatataatgtaaattttatggatttcaCATAGTCATGTACCCTACCAAAccattatatatacatgaagGAGAGAAAGGTTAGAGAAGAGCCATtataagaaagagaaaacaattaaaatctcaaaaagaaaaaaagcaaatgataaagaaagaaaaaggaaaataaagttATCATGTGCAGTATCCAGACCATGTTCTGTTAGCTGTACTAAATTCCACAAACTAGAGTCTGATTTCATCATGCAGAGTTAGTATAGTACAATAATACAAAAGCCACATTACACTAGGGGCACACAATGCTGAGCAAGTGGAACTATACATTATAATTCATGACATACTTCAAATGCAGCTAAAGCAACCACAACTAACTTATGAAATAATTtgcatagaaataatttaatacatGAGTCAAATGCATCATTTCTACCAAATACCAAATAAGAGAAACCCATAATAATAGACTGTAACACAATCAAATCAACCATAACCATGAAGAGAAAGCTCttgtaaaacataaataataactatacCTCCTCGTATTCATAATCACGATCACTACCTTCCCAAGGATTACGTGACTGTAGGACAATTCCTTCCCCTTCTTCATCTTCTGCATTATGATCTAGAAGACCAAGAATATGAAATCTCAGATATTAAACAGAGGCAAAGAATAATTTGCAGTCATCTAAACATCTTCAATTAATAAACGATTAAGGTGAACTTTTTACCATCCAAATCTTCCCCTGCATCACCACCCTCATCATTCAAACTACTGCTTTCAACCTACAAATATATCAAGCATAAAAAGATCAACGGATGTCCAAGACACAATGATAAATAAACAAGATTGCAGTAAACAGATTAGATTTGCCAACTACAAAAGAGCATGACAACTCactggcttcttcttcttctttttcaatcCAGAAAAAGTACTTTCAAGCCCATCAGCAACTGCAGAAATTGTACTGATTAGTCTCCTGGAATGTAATGCAGGTATCACAAACTTACAAATATTAAACAGCATCATAAAGTATTAAACAGCATGTATACCTGAAAGGCTTTCAGTTTTCTCAGCCAACTTGTCTACAGAGTCATCGGCAGGGTCCTGAATAacaactttcttcttcttcttcttcttagtaGGATCAAATGGAACAATCTGAAAAATGGTAGATCATTAGAGAAAGACATCATGCTGTAGACAAGGCAACAAACCTCTGCAACAGTATACAAAACTTTAAACCAGACAATTAATCCTTTGATGGAAATCTTTAAGTCTCAGAGTCGAAAAactgtttattattaaaaaaaaaaaaaaaatgctgtcAAGGAATTTACAGTGCCCAAATTAAAGCGACACCGATTTTCACTCACACATAGATACACAGGTAGAAACGTATAAACACGGTATCTTACATAAACGCTCGAGAAAACAAATTGACGAAAATTATCTTATACACACATCTAAACTAAGATTAACTTCGCATTATCGATGTTAGAGAGAACAAGCAATTATGTAACAAAATTGTATGTAAACTTACTTCCGCGACCTCCTCCTTCACGTCGTTCTGATTCTCGTCTGCCATGATTGCTGCAAAGCAAGTAAAAAACTATATCAACAAAAAACAAGCACAACCTCAGCTAATAGGCTCTTTTCTTCGTTTCCTAGATTGaattatcagaaaaaaaataataataaaataaaataaaataatttaaatccccAAACCGCAATCCCAATTCCAAAACTACATATTGATCAGAAAATCCCCAAAAATCATAACTAAAACCGAAACCATAAATTCCCAAAATCCAAAaaacacccccaaaaaaaaaaaaatatttcaaaatccaCAAAAGCAATAGATTGATATAAGGATACTACCGGAGCTATGAGAATATAAGGGCGAGAACCGGAGAGGTTTGACCGTCAGAGAGTGAAAGAACAATCCGAAACTGAGAAGAGCTTGTGAAGCTAGTTTGGCTGCCGGTGAGGTTTCTTTGAGCTCtcgaagatgttctctctttgataTAAAAGCACACTCAGGAGAGGAGGGTTTCGCCGAAATGGCAATCGGTTAAATAACCCAAAACACCCGCCGACCCGACCCACTTCCGCCGAATTATCAAGTGTTCTTGCTATCCGAGAGATTTAAAAAGCACCCACTTATTTTATGCCACGTATAAGGggcaaaaaattataatagtttTTACACATTTACGTTAAAGGTGGGTTGGCCCGTCCAGTATGATGGGCCTTTGAATTAAGAGTGAACGGGCTTTTGGGTCTCCTAAGTCCTaactaaaattacaaatattttataattatcatcatgaaatacaataaaacctcttaaaaaaataaccatgttgaccaaaaattaataaacaaatacaaTTGAACCTTACACGCGACCAATTTTCAGGTCTATTCCCCACATTCCGTCAGTATAATATCTTTGTAACCTTGTTTCTGTTATTTTACATTATacctcatttattttctttttttttttttttttttagtgttaaAAAGCTAATATATGTAATAGAGATATATGCATTGTAGATGCTAGAAATGTTAATCATAGATATCTCTCAACTTCAACCACAAATCACTCTCACAAGCGTAAAAATTAACCATATAAGAACATTTACATTTcaaattatttcttattttttcttcatGTCGTTAATAGCTtcgttatttgaaaattaaaaataagaaaggaaaattttgtACATGGTATTGCcttataattacatttttattctcTTAGAATTAAATacgaacaaataaataagaaataaataacattaaGTAAATTCAAATAGTTAATTTAATTactcatttatttaaaaacaagcaaaaggaatttcataatttttgttATCATAGTATAATTCATGTCAAATGAGTTCTACTAAATTGATAAATCATACACACTTACATTTACAtttgaaaaatcataaaatatcaaaataaaaaggaagatatattataaatgattaaaaaaaaaaaatttgtctaatTGGTAAGTGGCCCAAAAAAGAGTGCAATTCGTAATTGGATCAACTAGGACCGTAGCACTTGTCCTTGTTTGACATTGTAAGGcccaattttatttaagtttccTAGCCCATATCTTTTTGGGTCAACTCCCACACTAGCTAAAAATGGACCAGGCTATCTGGGCTGTTCAAGTGTGCAACTTGCTCAATCAATCAATTTGTTAAACCGGTCACCGAGATAGGAAAGGGGAGTTTTACTCTCCATTTCTTACTGTTTTTGTGCTTCGGCAAATACAGCAAGTATCAAAACTTGAGGATCTATTTGGCTAATTATTTTTAGAACagttttcatttttccaaaacAGAAAAATGTTTTGTAAATCACTTATGAGGTATTTGGCCGTTATTTTCTaataacaaattttgaaaacaaaagcaatgaaaaaataaaaattaaaagataatattatattcGAACCATCAATTTAGTATCACATAACCAGATTAAAGTCGttttagcaaaaataataataataataataataaccagaTTAAAGTCTGGACCAAGATAACGGGGTTCAATTCTGTGTGAATCGGGACTGAGCTTAAGAATACCTAAAGGCTATGATGTTTGGGGATTGTTTTAATGGACCTAGGGCCCAAAATCATCAAAATGAACCCAATACATGGACCGAAAATACGATATTATTTGAATAAGCCAAGCACCGAAAGCACCATAACAGATTTGAGATCTTGATTGTAAAGCGCTCCTTAgttttttcaaaacaatataaaacattttttttcgctatttaaaataatggtttgaaaataaaaatcagaaaaCACGTCCAAAAAAACCTTTAAGTATTTAACAACATTTccatagcatatatatatatatatatatatatatatatgtatgtatataaaaatttctcaaataaaGACATCTTTGATTTTAAGGGAtgcgtttttttgtttttttttgggtagaatgACTTTAAAGGATGCTTATATTGCTAATAATATTAAGGTTGTCATATCCCATTTGAATTTTtagatttataataaaataacagcTATTAATTCATCCAAACAGTTAAAATATTAACCAAATAACCATTCTGATTTAGTCAAATTCTCAATTCGCAAATAATattgtgtgtatgtgtatatatatatatatatatatattccagtTGAGATGCCATTATCAAGGAAACAGATGCAATATTTTCGAACTTGTGAAAAGCCTTTACGGCTGAATATCCGGAAACCCGGACCCTAGGAGAgggaaaaaaacattaaaaaaatacaagaaatggACAAACACAGTGGAAATTGGTTGCCTTTGATAATTTCGATATAGAAAAGTTGGGCAGGTTGAGGGAGGAGAGTTCTAGGAACCTTGGTTACTGAACTTTCAATTGAATCGAGGTCAAAGCGTGACCTCTCCACTTGTTCCTAAGCAACTTTTTTTTCCCAGCACCAACACCATTCAGACCCACTAATTTGGTCTTACTCTGAGTCTCGGAAGTTTCTCTTCAACAATCTTTTCCTCTATATTAATTAGATGGTCGTTGATTGGTCAAGCAGGGAACAGTAGTTCTTACACATCTTGATTTTTTagccaaaaagaaaagtcaataaGATGAATATCATAGCTTCTAGGTTCGAAGAACCTTCCtcttataagaaaaaaataaaaaagaaaaagagagagttttTGTGTGGATAGGAATTTGCTGAATCATTTTCCACACAATTTTGGCCTGCTTTTtctgatatatatgtataaggaCCCCTAGTAGTACAAATCGATTTACAACACTTTCAATATTCTCTccgttacaaaaaaaaaatatatatatatatatatatatacactcagGAAATTCATTGCAAATGCCCACTGAAGTACAGTTAAGCCACTACTAAATCACCATTCCTAGGTCTACAACAATTTTCTACGATATATAGTTGATATCAAGACCtgtttagatattaaaaatataattataaaagaaactACATCCAAAATGAGCAGGGTTTTAACTGAAGCAGAAAAAtctatctacatatatattttatatatatatatatatatatagatagatagtcGGCTCAAGAGGAAAGAATCTCGAAGATAAATTGAAGATTTCCTCAACAGTGAGCAGTCAGCAATATTGCACATATCAGCCACCATTCCCTgccaataaaaaccaaaatagtaGGCACAGACACTCTTAAAAATTCCATCAGAAGGCCATATActctgtatatatttatatatgacaaATTCAGCTGCTTCTCTTTCTCAACAATGTTTTTCTTTCACAAGCACATACACTTTTATACTTTTTGATTGGCAAATTCTGTTCCAGCTTGAAAattctgattttataaaattaatatataatttaaataaattaaaattaataaatcattttcattttaataaggcgtttttacaattttataaaataataatatcctaactacattattattatgtacttttatatatatatacatataaatatacaatttttctcTCTTGTCTGAAAAATCTAGACAAAATTGTTCATGATTTATCCTATTGTTGATAATACAGCAGCGAAAGACCTGGTCTATATAAGTAAATGTATTATGTATTCTGTGTTTCGAGGCTGTAAGTGCCTAGCTCTTTTATGTTTAAAGTTTGATGTATATAACCATGATAGAGATATAGATATTTTCGTGATCTGAATTTTAcctttattttataaaagattGTCCATATATGCTCGACAATGCctcttgggaaaaaaaaattaaaataaaatgttgggtttttaATTGCTTGGCTTATAGTAAGACTCAATTAATTTGAAGTCATGTAGAGAAAGTCCTCCAAAGACAAGTCAAAGAAAACGAAATAAATTAGAGTGATGAGAACAGGTAAAGACAGGTGAGGTACGTCATGACCTGCCTCCTCTCCTCCACCTTGTTGTTCTACTCCTACACGTATCTCTAACCGCAACAATTTGTTTCGGTTTCGCAGTTTCAGACAAATGGAAATCCAAATAGcaaaatcttaatttttccatttactATTTATAATTTGGGTTTTCTAACGTGTCTGGTCTGAAAATCTTTGTTGTCATCAAACCGCTCATCATCGCAATTAAGAAAGTTTGCGGCCAAAAATTTGGTAAGAAAACATACACACAGTGGACCTCACACCCATTGACTAGCTAAAACCAATTTAGTATCTGCTCACATAATGACGGTTTGATActatttatatcatatattcttttattagatttttaaattaaattaatttttaaaaaataattaaatatatatttaataatatttattaaaattttattttaaaaaattaactattaaaattaaatagttaaaaatataattttaaattttaattttaatatgaagtaaaagttgtaaattaatattataacattaaaaatttgactatatatatatattgctgaaACCTGatggtgtgtgtatatatatatatatatatttgttgtttttgtgaattatgtatatttttgttgATCTTATCTTTGCGCCATCTTTGAGTGGGCATCCAATCTACCTCATTTCTCTTTAAAATCTCTACCTGTCCTACGTATCCCAATCACAGTTTTCCtttaatatctattaaaatGACAGCACAACTGCTAACAAAATCTGATGTTGGATTCAGGGTTTCaaaatctctctctttttattttttattttacggGTGTTTCCTCTCTCAATTCTCACATTTTTTTggacatatttaataataatattaattattgatgGAGGAGGTGATGTGCTGAAGCAATGGCTTTAAACGCTTGTTGTCATTGTTGATATGATTTTTGAAAGAGTATTGCTATATATTATTAGTGGTGACTGTCATTATCTTACATGATAAaggattcatatatatatatatatatataaaaaaaatttatatagttatatatacataaaatccattatcatataattttttttttatccatatatatGAATCCACtgttacataaaataataacaacaaccactataacaaataatattattatttttgaaactcATTCCTTATCTCTTTAAGGAGTATTTCGGAGTGTTGGAAAAAacgttttgtttttataaaagggtaaaagttaaaaaataaaataattaatctaaggACAAAAGGGTTATATACATTGTTTTCCACTTCTTCACGGTGTTGGAAAAGATTCTGTGGTCAATTTGAGATGTTGATCGCCATTGACTGAGTCAAACTTAATTGCACTTTGCCTCGTTT includes:
- the LOC107411571 gene encoding eukaryotic translation initiation factor 2 subunit beta codes for the protein MADENQNDVKEEVAEIVPFDPTKKKKKKKVVIQDPADDSVDKLAEKTESLSVADGLESTFSGLKKKKKKPVESSSLNDEGGDAGEDLDDHNAEDEEGEGIVLQSRNPWEGSDRDYEYEELLGRVFNILRENNPELAGDRRRTVMRPPQVLREGTKKTVFVNFMDLCKTMHRQPDHVMAFLLAELGTSGSLDGQQRLVVKGRFAPKNFEGILRRYVNEYVICLGCKSPDTILSKENRLFFLRCEKCGSGRSVAPIKAGFVARVGRRNAGT